In a single window of the Streptomyces sp. NBC_00094 genome:
- the trpS gene encoding tryptophan--tRNA ligase, whose protein sequence is MTRIFSGIKPTGHLTLGNYLGAVRRWVEVDQHRAEALFSVVDLHALTVEHDPARVRRLSRQAATLLLAAGLDPELCTLFVQSHVDEHARLSYLLECTATDGELRRMIQYKEKSVAARAAGEGVRLSLLTYPVLMAADILAYGTDEVPVGEDQTQHVELTRDLAVRFNQRYGHTFTVPRATRPRVAARVMDLQDPTSKMGKSHANGAGIVYLLDDAETVRRKVMRAVTDSGRVVEYDRDVKPGLANLLDLMAAATDGNPEELAGVYESYGALKKDTADAVVELLRPLRERHAELAADQGYVDQVLRDGAERARGTARPLVDRAYRAIGLLPAG, encoded by the coding sequence ATGACGAGGATCTTCAGCGGGATCAAGCCCACCGGGCATCTGACGCTGGGCAACTACCTCGGGGCCGTACGGCGGTGGGTCGAGGTCGACCAGCATCGGGCGGAGGCGCTGTTCAGCGTCGTGGACCTGCACGCGCTGACCGTGGAGCACGATCCGGCGCGGGTGCGGCGGCTCAGCCGGCAGGCGGCGACGCTGCTGCTGGCCGCCGGGCTGGATCCGGAGCTGTGCACCTTGTTCGTGCAGAGCCATGTGGACGAGCACGCCAGGCTCTCCTATCTGCTGGAGTGCACGGCCACCGACGGCGAGCTGCGGCGGATGATCCAGTACAAGGAGAAGAGCGTGGCGGCGCGGGCGGCCGGGGAGGGTGTGCGGCTGTCGCTGCTGACGTATCCGGTGCTGATGGCGGCGGACATCCTGGCCTACGGGACCGATGAGGTGCCGGTGGGTGAGGACCAGACGCAGCACGTGGAGCTGACGCGGGACCTGGCGGTGCGGTTCAACCAGCGGTACGGGCACACGTTCACCGTGCCGAGGGCAACGCGGCCGAGGGTGGCGGCGCGGGTCATGGACCTGCAGGACCCCACGTCGAAGATGGGGAAGTCGCACGCGAACGGGGCCGGGATCGTCTATCTGCTGGACGACGCGGAGACCGTGCGGAGGAAGGTCATGCGGGCCGTGACCGACAGCGGGCGGGTCGTGGAGTACGACCGGGACGTCAAGCCGGGACTCGCAAATCTGCTCGATCTGATGGCGGCCGCGACGGACGGGAACCCGGAGGAGCTGGCCGGTGTATACGAATCGTACGGAGCGTTGAAGAAGGACACGGCGGACGCGGTCGTCGAGCTGCTGAGGCCCCTGCGGGAGCGGCATGCCGAGCTCGCGGCGGACCAGGGCTATGTGGATCAGGTGCTACGGGACGGGGCCGAGCGGGCCCGGGGGACGGCGCGGCCGTTGGTGGACCGGGCCTATCGCGCGATCGGGTTGTTGCCCGCGGGGTGA
- a CDS encoding GlxA family transcriptional regulator, which translates to MPTIDGLLPPVQPTPAPSPQRIALLSFPGIRAFDVSVITEVWGSDRTLRGVPPFDLHRVAADPHTPVPLRGGLTLTPDRPLTWLDELTPADLVLVPGIEDPDADVPAAVLDALRRAHTAGIPVASLCAGAFVLARAGLLDGRRAVTHWHLAQTLATRHPEIRVEPDALFVEDSGIWTSAGTAAGIDLCLHLVRTAHGAEAAASVARSMVTAPFRTGTQAQFIEHPTPRADRDADALAVVRAHALAHLDEPHTVASLAAHAGMSPRSFARHFQATTGTTPLHWLITQRVAAAQKLLELTDHPLPEVARRAGFGSEVTMRQHFASHLATSPRDYRNAFRHPAGNNPIAR; encoded by the coding sequence ATGCCGACGATCGATGGTTTACTGCCACCCGTGCAGCCGACCCCAGCCCCCAGCCCCCAGCGCATCGCCCTCCTCTCCTTCCCCGGCATCCGCGCCTTCGACGTCTCCGTCATCACCGAGGTCTGGGGCAGCGACCGCACCCTGCGCGGCGTCCCGCCCTTCGACCTCCACCGGGTCGCCGCAGACCCGCACACCCCCGTCCCCCTCCGCGGCGGCCTCACCCTCACCCCGGACCGCCCCCTCACCTGGCTCGACGAGCTCACCCCCGCGGACCTGGTGCTCGTCCCCGGTATAGAGGACCCCGACGCCGACGTGCCGGCAGCCGTCCTCGACGCCCTCCGCCGCGCCCACACCGCGGGCATCCCCGTCGCCTCCCTCTGCGCCGGCGCCTTCGTCCTCGCCCGCGCCGGCCTCCTCGACGGCCGCCGGGCCGTCACCCACTGGCACCTGGCCCAGACCCTCGCCACCCGCCACCCCGAGATCCGGGTCGAGCCCGACGCGCTCTTCGTCGAGGACTCCGGCATCTGGACCTCGGCCGGCACCGCCGCCGGTATCGACCTCTGCCTCCACCTCGTCCGCACCGCCCACGGAGCCGAAGCTGCCGCCTCCGTCGCCCGCTCCATGGTCACCGCCCCCTTCCGCACGGGAACCCAGGCCCAGTTCATCGAGCACCCCACCCCACGCGCCGACCGCGACGCCGATGCCCTCGCCGTCGTCCGTGCCCACGCCCTCGCGCACCTCGACGAACCCCACACCGTCGCGAGCCTCGCGGCCCACGCCGGCATGTCCCCCCGCTCCTTCGCCCGCCACTTCCAGGCCACCACCGGAACCACCCCCCTGCACTGGCTCATCACCCAGCGCGTCGCCGCCGCCCAGAAACTCCTCGAACTCACCGACCATCCCCTCCCCGAGGTGGCCCGCCGCGCGGGCTTCGGCAGCGAGGTCACGATGCGCCAGCACTTCGCCTCGCACCTCGCCACCAGCCCACGCGACTACCGCAACGCCTTCCGTCACCCCGCGGGCAACAACCCGATCGCGCGATAG
- a CDS encoding cysteine hydrolase family protein, giving the protein MEIAENAALVVVDVQKGFEEEFWGKRNNPAAEENIAELIDLWQETGRPVAFVRHDSLEGSRSPLRKGYVGNDFKDFVEERRGKGAGPELLVTKSVNSAFYGEPSLDGWLAGLGVAQIVIVGIQTNMCNETTARMGGNLGYEVVFPLDAMHTFDLEGPFGWSRTAEELSQATAVSLHGGGFAQVVTVRDVVEGASASAGVR; this is encoded by the coding sequence ATGGAGATCGCGGAGAACGCAGCGCTGGTGGTCGTCGACGTGCAGAAGGGCTTCGAGGAGGAGTTCTGGGGGAAGCGGAACAACCCTGCCGCGGAGGAGAACATCGCGGAGCTGATCGACCTGTGGCAGGAGACGGGGCGTCCGGTCGCCTTCGTGCGGCACGACTCCCTGGAGGGCTCGCGGTCGCCGTTGCGGAAGGGGTACGTGGGGAACGACTTCAAGGACTTCGTCGAGGAGCGGCGGGGGAAGGGCGCCGGGCCTGAGCTGCTGGTGACGAAGTCGGTGAACTCGGCCTTCTACGGGGAGCCGTCGCTGGACGGGTGGCTGGCCGGGCTGGGCGTCGCGCAGATCGTGATCGTCGGGATCCAGACGAACATGTGCAACGAGACGACGGCCCGGATGGGCGGGAACCTCGGGTACGAGGTGGTGTTCCCGCTGGACGCGATGCACACCTTCGACCTGGAGGGGCCGTTCGGCTGGTCGCGGACGGCCGAGGAGCTCTCGCAGGCCACGGCCGTCTCGTTGCACGGGGGTGGGTTCGCGCAGGTCGTGACGGTGCGGGATGTGGTGGAGGGGGCTTCGGCTTCCGCCGGGGTGCGGTGA
- the proC gene encoding pyrroline-5-carboxylate reductase, with the protein MTQTVAVLGTGKIGEALLSGMIRAGWRPANLLVTARRTERAEELHARYGVEAVTNAEAAKRADTLILAVKPQDMGRLLDELAPHVAADRLVISAAAGIPTSFIEERLTAGTPVVRVMPNTPVLVDEGMSVISGGSHATPAHLVHTEEIFGGVGKTLRVPESQQDAATALSGSGPAYFYFLVEAMTDAGILLGLPRAQAHDLIVQAAIGAAVMLRDSGEHPVKLREAVTSPAGTTISAIRELENHGVRAALIAALEAARDRSRELASGNG; encoded by the coding sequence ATGACCCAGACCGTCGCAGTCCTCGGCACCGGCAAGATCGGTGAAGCGCTCCTCAGCGGGATGATCCGCGCCGGCTGGCGCCCCGCGAACCTCCTGGTCACGGCCCGCCGCACCGAACGCGCCGAGGAGCTCCACGCCCGCTACGGCGTCGAGGCCGTCACCAACGCCGAGGCCGCCAAGCGCGCCGACACCCTGATCCTGGCCGTCAAGCCGCAGGACATGGGCCGCCTCCTCGACGAGCTCGCCCCCCACGTCGCCGCCGACCGCCTCGTCATCAGCGCCGCCGCCGGCATCCCCACCTCCTTCATCGAGGAGCGCCTCACCGCCGGCACCCCCGTCGTCCGCGTCATGCCCAACACCCCCGTCCTCGTCGACGAAGGCATGTCCGTCATCTCGGGCGGCAGCCACGCCACCCCCGCCCACCTCGTCCACACCGAGGAGATCTTCGGCGGCGTCGGCAAGACCCTCCGGGTCCCCGAGTCCCAGCAGGACGCGGCCACCGCCCTCTCCGGCTCAGGCCCGGCCTACTTCTACTTCCTCGTCGAGGCCATGACCGACGCCGGCATCCTCCTCGGACTGCCCCGCGCCCAGGCCCACGACCTCATCGTCCAGGCCGCCATCGGCGCCGCCGTGATGCTCCGCGACAGCGGCGAGCACCCCGTCAAGCTCCGCGAGGCCGTCACCTCCCCGGCCGGCACCACCATCAGCGCCATCCGCGAGCTGGAGAACCACGGCGTCCGGGCCGCCCTCATCGCCGCCCTCGAAGCCGCCCGCGACCGCAGCCGCGAACTCGCCTCCGGCAACGGCTGA
- a CDS encoding ABC transporter permease: MSSARTLATAARVLRQLRHDPRSIALMLLVPCVMLFLLRYVFDGSPGTFDNIGASLLGIFPLITMFLVTSIATLRERTSGTLERLLALPLGKADLIAGYALAFGLLAVVQSVLATGLAVWFLGLDVVGSPWLLLLVALLDALLGTALGLFVSAFAASEFQAVQFMPAVIFPQLLLCGLFTPRDQMAPALEALSDVLPMSYAVDGMNQVLRHPDVTGDFVRDALVVAGCAVLVLALGAATLRRRTA; the protein is encoded by the coding sequence ATGAGCAGCGCCCGCACCCTCGCCACCGCCGCCCGCGTCCTGCGTCAGCTGCGCCACGACCCCCGCTCGATCGCCCTGATGCTCCTCGTGCCCTGCGTCATGCTCTTCCTGCTCCGGTACGTGTTCGACGGAAGCCCGGGCACCTTCGACAACATCGGGGCCTCACTGCTCGGCATCTTCCCGCTCATCACGATGTTCCTGGTGACCTCCATCGCCACCCTCAGGGAGCGCACCTCCGGCACCCTGGAACGGCTGCTCGCCCTGCCCCTCGGCAAGGCCGACCTCATCGCCGGCTACGCCCTCGCCTTCGGCCTCCTCGCCGTCGTCCAGTCCGTCCTGGCCACCGGCCTCGCCGTCTGGTTCCTCGGCCTCGACGTCGTCGGCTCCCCCTGGCTCCTCCTCCTGGTCGCCCTCCTCGACGCCCTCCTCGGCACCGCCCTCGGCCTCTTCGTCTCCGCCTTCGCCGCCTCGGAGTTCCAGGCCGTCCAGTTCATGCCGGCCGTGATCTTCCCCCAGCTCCTGCTCTGCGGACTCTTCACCCCGCGCGACCAGATGGCCCCCGCCCTCGAAGCGCTCTCCGACGTCCTGCCCATGTCGTACGCCGTCGACGGCATGAACCAGGTCCTCCGCCACCCCGACGTCACCGGCGACTTCGTCCGCGACGCCCTCGTCGTCGCCGGCTGCGCCGTCCTCGTCCTCGCCCTCGGCGCGGCCACCCTCCGCCGCCGCACGGCATGA
- a CDS encoding ABC transporter ATP-binding protein: MMNYPTGVTGSTEPAPTTDNADGTATPAAITAQALTAVRGERTVLRGLDFTVPSGRITGLLGPSGCGKTTLMRAIVGTQAKVGGTLQVLGRPAGDPTLRSRIGYVTQAPSVYDDLTVRQNLDYFAAVLLPGRALRHDRRTAVDRAITDVDLTSHADSLAGRLSGGQRSRVSLAVALLGTPELLVLDEPTVGLDPVLRRDLWNLFHQIAADRGTTLLVSSHVMDEAERCHRLLLMREGEILAEDTPEALRRRNDTATVEEAFLRLVDAAAARAGHPDTAHEEPRS, from the coding sequence ATGATGAATTACCCGACGGGTGTGACGGGCTCGACGGAACCGGCCCCCACAACCGACAACGCCGACGGCACAGCCACCCCCGCGGCCATCACCGCCCAGGCCCTCACCGCCGTCCGCGGCGAGCGCACCGTCCTGCGCGGCCTCGACTTCACCGTCCCGTCCGGCCGCATCACCGGCCTCCTCGGCCCCTCCGGCTGCGGCAAGACCACCCTGATGCGCGCGATCGTCGGCACCCAGGCCAAGGTCGGCGGCACCCTCCAGGTCCTCGGCCGCCCCGCCGGCGACCCCACCCTCCGCTCCCGCATCGGCTACGTCACCCAGGCCCCCTCCGTCTACGACGACCTCACCGTCCGCCAGAACCTCGACTACTTCGCCGCCGTCCTGCTCCCCGGCCGCGCCCTGCGCCACGACCGCCGCACCGCCGTCGACCGGGCCATCACCGACGTCGACCTCACCTCGCACGCCGACTCCCTCGCCGGCCGGCTCTCCGGTGGCCAGCGCAGCCGGGTCTCCCTCGCCGTCGCCCTCCTCGGCACCCCCGAGCTCCTCGTCCTCGACGAACCCACCGTCGGCCTCGACCCCGTCCTCCGTCGCGACCTGTGGAACCTCTTCCACCAGATCGCCGCCGACCGCGGGACGACGCTCCTCGTCTCCTCCCACGTCATGGACGAGGCCGAACGCTGCCACCGCCTCCTCCTCATGCGCGAGGGCGAGATCCTCGCCGAGGACACCCCCGAGGCCCTCCGCCGCCGCAACGACACCGCCACCGTCGAAGAGGCCTTCCTCCGCCTCGTCGACGCGGCCGCCGCCCGAGCAGGCCACCCCGACACCGCCCACGAGGAGCCCCGGTCATGA
- a CDS encoding SH3 domain-containing protein, with product MGTDDKQATAAVTTAVAVTTTGTVKRYATAPGYRVNVRSGPSTQYPIVRALAAGSTVPIHCQKPGEWISGPYGTTNLWDNIAPGEYVSDAYVNTGSDGYVASRCA from the coding sequence ATGGGGACCGACGACAAGCAGGCCACCGCGGCCGTGACGACGGCTGTGGCCGTGACGACGACGGGCACGGTCAAGCGCTACGCGACCGCGCCCGGCTACCGGGTCAACGTGCGCTCGGGCCCGAGCACCCAGTACCCGATCGTCCGGGCGCTGGCAGCGGGCTCCACGGTGCCGATCCACTGCCAGAAGCCCGGCGAATGGATCAGCGGCCCGTACGGCACCACCAACCTCTGGGACAACATCGCCCCGGGCGAGTACGTCTCCGACGCGTACGTGAACACGGGCAGCGACGGCTACGTCGCATCGCGCTGCGCCTGA
- a CDS encoding serine/threonine-protein kinase — translation MPPLRSTGADRDAEGPEYAGGYRLQACLGSGGMGVVHLAASASGLRLAVKVVHARYAEDPEFRARFRQEVAAARRVSGAFTAPVVDADPDAVRPWMATLYVPGPTLADQVKRNGPLSPAELRRLTAGLAEALRDIHRAGVVHRDLKPSNVLLTDTGPKVIDFGISRPVDSDLHTETGKLIGSPPFMAPEQFQRPREVGPAADVFALGSVLVHAATGHGPFDSDSPYIVAYQVVHDDPDLTGVPEELAPLVARCLAKEPAERPTPGEIMSALLPPSYEAEAFIPAQRRRPTLPEGEPGISPAWDADTPVRTTTAPPPRRRRPRVRPRIRPRLTAALVAVLALTGAGLYGALSTPSGGGPAAPARPDEVATVFAGWRTSLQERGPTAAPACAHGDGALYCVARGVGIARLDPVTGRVLWSRTTPIDSETPTTPVLLGNGLVGAAAPTGPLRAYAVGAGTPGWSAEADLPELYRPAGDTVVLSDGRGGLRALDSRSGKELWRHGLTGFELPRIGTYDAPSGLLTVSEVSADGTSTRVGTVRPRTGEVAWHRSLEGDLAPVGRTGDGTLVLADHYQDPLIDGLVLLAPDGAAKSVRRLSLPYRIDVRGVAVRGAVVHVLDANGHLTAFDTAAPKGRVLWELETGAGNVSVPVLGGDDRLYFSVQDGRLLAVDTKRGALIGQTRPRLRNGRLGYAPMVPEPLAAGDRVFGTAPDGSVFAVDAREPESW, via the coding sequence ATGCCACCGTTGCGCAGCACCGGTGCCGACCGGGACGCGGAAGGGCCCGAGTACGCGGGCGGCTACCGCCTCCAGGCGTGTCTGGGATCCGGCGGCATGGGGGTCGTCCACCTCGCCGCATCGGCCTCCGGCCTGCGGCTCGCGGTCAAGGTCGTCCACGCTCGGTACGCGGAGGACCCTGAGTTCAGGGCTCGTTTCCGCCAGGAGGTCGCGGCCGCCCGGCGGGTCAGCGGGGCCTTCACCGCGCCGGTCGTCGACGCCGACCCCGATGCCGTACGCCCCTGGATGGCCACGCTCTACGTGCCGGGGCCGACCCTCGCCGACCAGGTGAAGCGGAACGGCCCCCTGTCCCCCGCCGAACTGCGCCGGCTCACCGCCGGGCTCGCGGAGGCGCTGCGCGACATCCACCGCGCCGGAGTCGTCCACCGGGACCTCAAGCCCAGCAACGTCCTGCTCACCGACACCGGTCCCAAGGTCATCGACTTCGGCATCTCCCGGCCCGTCGACAGCGACCTGCACACCGAGACGGGCAAGCTCATCGGCTCGCCGCCCTTCATGGCGCCCGAGCAGTTCCAGCGACCCCGCGAGGTCGGACCCGCGGCGGACGTCTTCGCGCTGGGTTCGGTCCTCGTGCACGCGGCGACCGGTCACGGCCCGTTCGACTCCGACAGCCCGTACATCGTGGCCTACCAGGTCGTCCACGACGATCCCGATCTGACGGGCGTGCCGGAGGAGCTGGCGCCGCTCGTCGCGCGCTGCCTCGCCAAAGAGCCCGCCGAGCGGCCGACCCCCGGCGAGATCATGTCTGCGCTGCTGCCGCCCTCGTACGAGGCGGAGGCTTTCATACCGGCGCAGCGGCGACGCCCCACCCTGCCGGAGGGCGAGCCCGGAATCTCGCCCGCCTGGGACGCGGACACCCCGGTCCGGACCACCACCGCGCCTCCCCCGCGCCGTCGGCGCCCGCGCGTCCGTCCGCGCATCCGTCCGCGGCTGACGGCCGCCTTGGTCGCGGTGCTCGCGCTCACCGGCGCCGGGCTGTACGGAGCGCTCAGCACTCCGTCGGGCGGCGGGCCCGCGGCGCCCGCCCGCCCCGACGAGGTGGCCACGGTCTTCGCCGGCTGGCGGACCTCGCTGCAGGAGCGCGGTCCCACGGCCGCCCCCGCCTGCGCGCACGGCGACGGCGCGCTGTACTGCGTGGCCCGGGGCGTCGGCATCGCCCGGCTCGACCCCGTCACCGGGCGGGTCCTCTGGTCGCGGACCACTCCCATCGACTCGGAGACCCCGACCACGCCCGTACTCCTGGGCAACGGCCTGGTCGGCGCCGCCGCTCCGACGGGCCCGCTGCGGGCGTACGCGGTCGGCGCCGGCACTCCCGGCTGGAGCGCCGAGGCGGATCTCCCCGAGCTGTACCGGCCGGCCGGCGACACCGTCGTCCTCTCCGACGGACGGGGCGGGCTCCGGGCCCTCGACAGCCGCAGCGGCAAGGAGCTCTGGCGGCACGGCCTGACCGGTTTCGAGCTGCCGCGGATCGGCACGTACGACGCGCCCTCCGGGCTGCTGACCGTCTCCGAGGTCTCGGCCGACGGCACGAGCACGCGGGTCGGCACGGTCCGGCCCCGGACCGGCGAGGTCGCCTGGCACCGGAGCCTGGAGGGCGACCTCGCCCCGGTGGGCCGTACCGGCGACGGAACGCTCGTCCTCGCCGACCACTACCAGGACCCGCTGATCGACGGGCTCGTCCTGCTGGCCCCCGACGGCGCCGCGAAGTCCGTACGACGGCTGTCCCTGCCCTACCGGATCGACGTCCGGGGCGTCGCCGTGCGCGGCGCGGTCGTCCACGTCCTCGACGCGAACGGGCACCTCACCGCCTTCGACACCGCCGCGCCGAAGGGGCGGGTGCTGTGGGAGCTGGAGACGGGCGCCGGAAACGTCTCCGTGCCGGTCCTCGGCGGCGACGACCGCCTCTACTTCTCCGTGCAGGACGGACGGCTCCTCGCCGTCGACACCAAGCGCGGGGCGCTGATCGGCCAGACCCGGCCCCGGCTGCGGAACGGGCGGCTCGGCTACGCGCCGATGGTGCCCGAGCCGCTGGCCGCCGGGGACCGGGTCTTCGGGACGGCGCCCGACGGCTCCGTCTTCGCGGTCGACGCGCGCGAGCCCGAGTCCTGGTGA
- the ilvD gene encoding dihydroxy-acid dehydratase has translation MPELRSRTVTHGRNMAGARALMRASGVPGADIGRKPIIAVANSFTEFVPGHTHLQPVGRIVSEAITAAGGIAREFNTIAVDDGIAMGHGGMLYSLPSRDLIADSVEYMVEAHCADALICISNCDKITPGMLMAALRLNIPTVFVSGGPMESGRAVLVDGTVRTLDLVDAMSDAVNPKISDEDMLRIEENACPTCGSCSGMFTANSMNCLTEAIGLSLPGNGSLLATHTGRKALYESAARTVVDITRRYYDEDDASVLPRSIATRAAFENAMALDIAMGGSTNTILHLLAAAQEAELDYGLGDMDEVSRRVPCLAKVAPNVAKDRTYYMEDVHRAGGIPAILGELYRAGLLNEDVRSVHSPSIKEWLETWDVRGGAPSDEAVELFHAAPGCVRSATAFSQSERWEALDVDAAGGCIRDAAHAYSKDGGLAVLRGNLAVDGCVVKTAGVDESIWTFEGPAVVCESQDEAVEKILNKQVTDGDVVVIRYEGPRGGPGMQEMLYPTSFLKGRGLGKTCALVTDGRFSGGTSGLSIGHASPEAASGGTIALVEDGDRIRIDIPSRSIELLVDEATLAARREALNGVYEPKNRQRKVSAALRAYAAMATSADKGAVRDVTKLG, from the coding sequence ATGCCCGAGCTGAGGTCCCGCACAGTCACCCACGGACGCAACATGGCGGGCGCACGCGCCCTTATGCGCGCCTCCGGTGTACCGGGCGCGGACATCGGCCGTAAGCCGATCATCGCGGTCGCCAACTCCTTCACGGAGTTCGTCCCCGGCCACACCCACCTCCAGCCGGTCGGCCGGATCGTCTCGGAGGCCATCACGGCCGCCGGTGGCATCGCCCGCGAGTTCAACACGATCGCCGTCGACGACGGCATCGCGATGGGCCACGGAGGCATGCTCTACAGCCTCCCGTCCCGCGACCTGATCGCGGACAGTGTGGAGTACATGGTCGAGGCGCACTGCGCCGACGCCCTGATCTGCATCTCCAACTGCGACAAGATCACCCCCGGCATGCTGATGGCCGCCCTGCGCCTCAACATCCCGACGGTCTTCGTCTCCGGCGGCCCGATGGAGTCCGGCCGCGCGGTCCTGGTCGACGGCACCGTCCGCACGCTCGACCTGGTCGACGCGATGTCCGACGCCGTGAACCCCAAGATCTCGGACGAGGACATGCTCCGGATCGAGGAGAACGCCTGCCCGACCTGCGGGTCCTGTTCCGGCATGTTCACCGCCAACTCGATGAACTGCCTGACCGAGGCGATCGGCCTCTCCCTCCCCGGCAACGGCTCGCTCCTCGCCACCCACACGGGCCGCAAGGCGCTGTACGAGAGCGCCGCCCGCACGGTCGTCGACATCACCCGGCGCTACTACGACGAGGACGACGCCTCCGTCCTGCCGCGCTCGATCGCGACCCGCGCCGCCTTCGAGAACGCCATGGCCCTCGACATCGCCATGGGCGGCTCGACCAACACGATCCTGCACCTGCTCGCCGCCGCCCAGGAGGCCGAGCTGGACTACGGCCTCGGCGACATGGACGAGGTCTCGCGCCGGGTGCCCTGCCTGGCCAAGGTCGCCCCGAACGTCGCCAAGGACCGCACGTACTACATGGAGGACGTGCACCGGGCGGGCGGCATCCCGGCCATCCTCGGCGAGCTCTACCGCGCGGGCCTCCTCAACGAGGACGTCCGTTCCGTCCACTCGCCCTCCATCAAGGAGTGGCTGGAGACCTGGGACGTCCGCGGCGGAGCCCCGTCGGACGAGGCCGTCGAGCTGTTCCACGCGGCCCCCGGCTGCGTCCGCTCCGCGACCGCCTTCTCGCAGTCCGAGCGCTGGGAGGCGCTGGACGTGGACGCGGCCGGCGGCTGCATCCGCGACGCGGCCCACGCGTACTCGAAGGACGGCGGCCTCGCGGTCCTGCGCGGCAACCTGGCCGTGGACGGCTGCGTCGTGAAGACGGCCGGTGTCGACGAGTCGATCTGGACCTTCGAGGGCCCGGCCGTCGTCTGCGAGTCGCAGGACGAGGCCGTCGAGAAGATCCTCAACAAGCAGGTCACCGACGGCGACGTGGTCGTCATCCGCTACGAGGGCCCGCGCGGCGGCCCCGGCATGCAGGAGATGCTCTACCCGACCTCGTTCCTCAAGGGCCGGGGCCTGGGCAAGACCTGCGCGCTGGTCACGGACGGCCGCTTCTCCGGCGGTACGTCGGGCCTGTCCATCGGCCATGCCTCGCCGGAGGCTGCCTCGGGCGGCACGATCGCCCTCGTCGAGGACGGCGACCGGATCCGTATCGACATCCCGAGCCGCTCGATCGAGCTCCTCGTCGACGAGGCCACCCTCGCCGCCCGCCGCGAGGCGCTGAACGGCGTGTACGAGCCGAAGAACCGGCAGCGCAAGGTGTCGGCGGCGCTGCGCGCGTACGCGGCGATGGCGACGAGCGCGGACAAGGGCGCGGTCCGGGACGTGACGAAGCTGGGCTGA
- a CDS encoding TetR family transcriptional regulator translates to MTEPAPRRRGRPIRTEEDSGPGARERILAAARTQFAERGYDKTSVRGIAKAAGVDPALVHHYFGTKDEVFAAAIEVSFEPALVVPAILGGPREAIGERLARFFIGVWENPVSRAPLLAIVRSALTHEAAAKVLRTFVLRRLLERIAAELDVPDPRFRAELAASHMIGIVILRYVIEVEPLASVDPEEIVAQVAPTLQRYLTEPDSGT, encoded by the coding sequence ATGACCGAACCGGCCCCGCGCCGGCGCGGCCGCCCGATCCGTACCGAAGAGGACAGCGGACCGGGCGCGCGCGAACGCATCCTGGCAGCGGCCCGTACGCAGTTCGCCGAGCGGGGCTACGACAAGACCTCGGTCCGTGGCATCGCCAAGGCCGCCGGCGTGGACCCGGCCCTCGTCCACCACTACTTCGGTACGAAGGACGAGGTCTTCGCCGCCGCGATCGAGGTCTCCTTCGAGCCGGCGCTCGTCGTCCCGGCGATCCTGGGCGGCCCGCGCGAGGCCATCGGCGAGCGGCTCGCGCGCTTCTTCATCGGCGTCTGGGAGAACCCGGTCAGCCGCGCCCCGCTCCTCGCCATCGTCCGCTCCGCGCTGACCCACGAGGCGGCGGCCAAGGTGCTGCGGACCTTCGTGCTGCGGCGGCTCCTGGAGCGGATCGCGGCGGAACTCGACGTACCGGACCCGCGTTTCCGGGCGGAGCTGGCCGCCTCGCACATGATCGGGATCGTGATCCTGCGGTACGTGATCGAGGTCGAGCCGCTGGCCTCGGTCGACCCGGAGGAGATCGTGGCCCAGGTGGCCCCCACGCTCCAGCGGTACCTGACCGAACCCGACAGCGGTACCTGA